In the genome of Rhodoplanes sp. Z2-YC6860, one region contains:
- a CDS encoding outer membrane protein: MRFFRVWLVLATIVGLVDSGAAADMPVKAVPMKAPFAPSFSWTGFYVGVHAGWGGDNPTGATSVGMATFPTTLTSQHDLDLGAHGPLFGGHAGYNWQINPRLVVGIEGDITGTGIKASGAQSAFCPTPFCTPATVVPGALFTMSQEVNWLASIRGRLGTIWGPGLIYVTGGAAWANVETKANIGDAFFGCGGGGIACTYSAASNVTKTGWAAGAGYETALAGNWTVRAEYLYYSFGGQTLTAGAPAANCGAPPCIATFTSSDLNIHTVRAGLTYKLGQPAGAPMAALTPRAIAAAHSWSGLYAGIDAGWGWNDLTATSVNSVATAPAVLSAQHDLGASGPLFGGHIGYNWQIDPKFVIGVEGDIVGTGIKASSAQTPSCDLAFCQVSTARGAVMTMSQEVNWLASVRGRVGAVWGPGMIYATGGAAWANVDYKGDTGDAFFGCTTSVGGCEYPAASNATKTGWVAGGGYEATLIGNWTVRAEYLYYSFGGETLVAAPTPTAGCTAFAPCTTNYTFPDLKIHTARAGVSYKF; the protein is encoded by the coding sequence ATGAGGTTCTTTCGAGTCTGGCTCGTCCTGGCGACGATCGTGGGACTCGTCGACTCGGGCGCCGCGGCCGACATGCCGGTGAAGGCCGTGCCGATGAAGGCACCGTTCGCTCCCTCGTTCAGTTGGACCGGGTTCTATGTCGGCGTGCACGCGGGCTGGGGAGGGGACAATCCCACCGGTGCGACATCGGTCGGCATGGCGACTTTTCCGACCACGCTCACTTCACAGCACGATCTCGATCTCGGCGCCCATGGTCCGCTGTTCGGCGGGCATGCCGGCTACAACTGGCAGATCAATCCGCGGCTGGTGGTTGGCATCGAAGGCGACATCACCGGCACCGGCATCAAGGCCTCAGGCGCGCAGTCGGCGTTCTGTCCCACGCCGTTCTGCACGCCCGCGACGGTGGTGCCCGGTGCGCTCTTCACCATGTCGCAAGAGGTCAACTGGCTTGCCAGCATCCGCGGTCGTCTCGGCACCATCTGGGGCCCGGGCTTGATCTACGTGACCGGCGGCGCCGCCTGGGCCAACGTTGAAACTAAGGCCAACATCGGTGACGCGTTCTTCGGTTGCGGCGGCGGCGGCATCGCTTGCACATATTCGGCCGCGAGCAACGTCACGAAAACCGGTTGGGCTGCAGGCGCTGGCTATGAGACCGCGCTTGCGGGCAACTGGACGGTTCGCGCTGAGTATCTCTACTACAGCTTCGGCGGCCAGACCCTCACGGCTGGCGCGCCAGCCGCGAATTGCGGCGCTCCGCCCTGCATTGCGACCTTTACGTCTTCGGACTTGAACATCCACACCGTCCGCGCCGGCCTGACTTACAAGCTGGGCCAGCCGGCGGGTGCGCCGATGGCAGCGCTCACACCGCGCGCCATCGCTGCCGCGCACAGTTGGAGCGGGCTCTATGCCGGCATCGATGCGGGCTGGGGCTGGAACGATCTCACCGCCACGTCCGTGAATAGCGTGGCGACCGCCCCGGCCGTGCTCTCCGCCCAGCACGATCTCGGCGCCAGCGGCCCGCTGTTTGGCGGTCACATCGGCTACAACTGGCAGATCGATCCGAAATTCGTGATCGGCGTTGAAGGCGACATCGTCGGCACCGGAATCAAGGCTTCAAGCGCACAAACGCCATCCTGCGACCTTGCGTTCTGCCAGGTCTCGACGGCGCGCGGTGCCGTCATGACCATGTCGCAAGAGGTCAACTGGCTCGCCAGCGTCCGCGGCCGTGTCGGCGCCGTGTGGGGGCCTGGCATGATCTACGCCACCGGTGGCGCCGCGTGGGCCAACGTCGACTACAAGGGCGACACGGGCGACGCGTTCTTTGGCTGCACCACCAGCGTCGGCGGTTGCGAATATCCGGCAGCGAGCAACGCTACGAAAACCGGCTGGGTCGCCGGCGGCGGCTACGAGGCCACGCTCATCGGCAACTGGACGGTCCGCGCCGAGTACCTCTACTACAGCTTCGGTGGTGAGACGCTGGTGGCAGCTCCTACGCCCACAGCGGGTTGTACGGCTTTCGCGCCGTGCACCACGAACTACACGTTCCCTGACTTGAAAATTCACACCGCGCGTGCCGGTGTGAGCTACAAATTCTAA
- a CDS encoding molybdate ABC transporter substrate-binding protein has product MNANLKHVCVKAFLAVAFCACTAKVQAADIKVMSDSPLEPALTKVVDLYRQQSHNKVGLVFDPSPAVKKRIEDGESADVVIVQPDFAEALTKSGKVSAGDRPIIGHVGVGLGNRKDSPAYDISTVEKFKSTLLGADLLVFNSVKSGEAFAGVLERLGIAGTLKSKIVRTTPLGIFEPVLKGKGNDMAAGTIPLIATTPGIKLLGPLPAQFQSSLTYTAVLMAKTSQRDAAEGFIKFLVSREAKAAFAANGAS; this is encoded by the coding sequence ATGAACGCAAATCTCAAGCACGTATGCGTGAAAGCCTTCCTGGCGGTCGCATTCTGTGCGTGCACTGCGAAAGTCCAAGCCGCTGACATCAAGGTTATGAGCGACAGCCCGCTCGAACCTGCGTTGACCAAGGTCGTCGATCTTTATCGCCAGCAGAGTCACAACAAAGTCGGCCTGGTGTTCGACCCATCGCCCGCCGTGAAGAAGAGGATTGAAGACGGCGAGTCAGCAGACGTCGTTATCGTTCAGCCGGACTTTGCCGAGGCGCTCACGAAGTCGGGCAAGGTCAGCGCCGGCGACAGGCCGATCATCGGTCATGTCGGCGTCGGTCTGGGCAACCGCAAAGACAGTCCGGCGTACGACATTTCGACTGTCGAAAAATTCAAGAGCACTCTGCTTGGTGCAGACCTGCTTGTCTTCAACAGCGTCAAGTCGGGAGAAGCTTTTGCCGGAGTCCTCGAGCGGCTGGGTATTGCCGGTACGCTCAAGTCCAAGATCGTGCGCACGACGCCCCTCGGAATTTTCGAGCCTGTGTTGAAGGGCAAAGGCAACGATATGGCGGCGGGTACGATACCGCTGATCGCGACGACGCCAGGCATCAAGCTTCTTGGCCCGTTGCCGGCTCAGTTCCAGAGCTCTCTGACGTATACCGCAGTGCTCATGGCGAAAACCTCGCAACGTGATGCAGCCGAAGGGTTCATCAAGTTCTTGGTGTCGCGGGAGGCAAAGGCCGCTTTCGCAGCAAATGGCGCTTCGTAA
- a CDS encoding c-type cytochrome, with product MSGSSRLRRLFWFSITILSLALFMLPSASADPVLDVSINGDTRHFERDALLARPEVSNVEIVHDVAYGKTMRFRAIPLAVLLPGLGASVDGVLETVAVDGFAAQLPLGLVTNTDPAKAVAWLAIEPADAPWPPLPGKTASAGPFYIVWTGASAATIRSEQWPYQVAKLETQPSPGSRWPALAVDPALPATHPVRAGQALFVVQCLPCHTLNGAGSGTLGPDMNKPMSPTEYMTHDGLQKLIRDPRSVRSWPGLLMPGFTADQMSDREIDLVIEYLAHMAARRKSQ from the coding sequence ATGAGCGGATCATCGCGGCTTCGACGGCTCTTCTGGTTTTCGATCACGATCTTGTCTCTTGCTCTCTTTATGTTGCCGAGTGCGTCGGCGGACCCCGTGCTCGACGTCTCGATCAACGGCGATACGCGTCATTTTGAACGGGACGCTTTGCTGGCCCGCCCCGAAGTGAGCAATGTCGAAATTGTCCACGATGTTGCGTATGGCAAGACTATGCGTTTTCGCGCGATCCCGTTGGCGGTGTTGCTGCCCGGACTTGGGGCGTCCGTTGACGGTGTGCTTGAGACCGTTGCGGTTGACGGGTTCGCGGCCCAGTTACCGCTTGGTCTCGTGACCAACACGGATCCGGCCAAGGCGGTTGCCTGGCTCGCGATTGAGCCCGCCGACGCGCCATGGCCGCCGTTGCCCGGCAAGACAGCGAGCGCCGGGCCCTTCTATATCGTTTGGACCGGCGCGAGCGCAGCCACCATCCGCAGCGAGCAATGGCCGTATCAGGTGGCGAAGCTTGAGACTCAGCCGTCGCCGGGCAGTCGCTGGCCGGCGCTTGCTGTCGACCCGGCGTTACCCGCGACTCACCCCGTCCGCGCCGGCCAGGCGCTCTTCGTTGTGCAATGCTTGCCTTGCCATACGCTCAACGGCGCGGGTTCAGGCACTCTCGGCCCCGATATGAACAAGCCGATGAGCCCAACCGAGTACATGACCCATGACGGGCTGCAAAAGCTCATTCGCGACCCAAGGTCGGTCCGAAGCTGGCCCGGTCTGCTCATGCCCGGTTTCACCGCGGATCAGATGAGCGATCGCGAAATCGATTTGGTGATCGAATATCTCGCGCATATGGCAGCGCGACGTAAATCTCAGTAG
- a CDS encoding UbiD family decarboxylase: MSKHDMPPPEATRSNTPQPVRTLRDWLDHLAARDRLAVLKPNTRLKFEVAAYSKRLDGLRATVFPKPDGHPIPVVSGLVSDRGWMAEAMGVEPSEVLAHFQNAAENPVPWQEVASGPAQEVVHRQDRGALDLAKILPLPTHNEHDGGPYIAAGIMIVRNPKTGKQNVSIHRCQLTGPNRLGVLVLPRHTFTFQRMAEEAGQPLDAAIVVGVDPLTLLASQAIVPLDHDELEIAGALHGRPLPVVKCVASDIRVPADAEIVIEGRFLPHVREPEGPFGEFPQYYGERAPREVMEIVAVTHRKDAIFHTIVGGGLEHQLLGAIPKEATLLTHLRRNFSNVLDVHLSPGGVMRFHLFVKIRKTQEGQGKNVILGAFAGYFDLKHVIVVDEDVDIHNPTEVEWAVATRFQADRDLVIVPESQGSKLDPSNRDGVGAKMGLDATKPFKAPEMKFKRIYVPGEEAINVADTLKQGGADWRSALKS, from the coding sequence ATGTCCAAGCACGATATGCCACCCCCCGAAGCGACCCGCAGCAACACGCCGCAACCGGTCCGCACCTTGCGCGATTGGCTCGACCACCTGGCGGCGCGCGACCGGCTCGCGGTGCTCAAGCCCAACACCCGCTTGAAGTTCGAGGTCGCGGCCTATTCCAAGCGGCTCGACGGGCTTCGCGCCACGGTGTTTCCGAAGCCGGACGGCCATCCGATCCCGGTGGTGTCGGGGCTCGTGTCGGACCGCGGCTGGATGGCCGAAGCCATGGGCGTCGAGCCCTCCGAGGTGCTGGCCCATTTCCAGAACGCCGCCGAAAATCCGGTGCCGTGGCAGGAGGTCGCATCCGGCCCCGCGCAGGAGGTCGTGCACCGTCAGGACAGGGGGGCGCTCGATCTCGCCAAGATCCTGCCGCTGCCGACCCACAACGAGCACGACGGCGGGCCGTATATCGCGGCCGGCATCATGATCGTGCGCAATCCGAAAACCGGAAAGCAGAACGTCTCGATCCACCGCTGCCAGCTCACCGGTCCGAACCGGCTCGGCGTGCTGGTGCTGCCGCGGCACACCTTCACGTTCCAGCGCATGGCGGAGGAGGCGGGTCAGCCGCTCGACGCCGCGATCGTGGTCGGCGTCGATCCGCTGACGCTGCTCGCCTCGCAGGCCATCGTGCCGCTCGACCATGACGAGCTCGAAATCGCCGGCGCCTTGCACGGTCGGCCGCTCCCGGTGGTGAAGTGCGTCGCAAGCGATATCCGCGTGCCGGCCGACGCCGAGATCGTGATCGAGGGCCGCTTTCTGCCACACGTGCGCGAGCCGGAAGGCCCATTCGGCGAATTCCCGCAATACTACGGCGAGCGCGCGCCGCGCGAGGTGATGGAGATCGTTGCGGTCACGCATCGCAAGGACGCGATCTTCCACACCATCGTCGGTGGCGGGCTCGAGCATCAGTTGCTCGGCGCGATCCCGAAGGAAGCGACGCTGCTCACGCACTTGCGCAGGAATTTCTCCAACGTGCTCGACGTGCATCTGTCCCCCGGCGGCGTGATGCGCTTTCACCTCTTTGTGAAGATCAGGAAGACGCAGGAAGGGCAGGGCAAGAACGTCATCCTCGGCGCCTTCGCGGGCTACTTCGATCTCAAGCACGTCATCGTGGTCGACGAGGATGTCGACATCCACAACCCGACCGAGGTCGAGTGGGCGGTAGCGACGCGTTTCCAGGCTGACCGCGATCTGGTGATCGTGCCGGAAAGCCAGGGCTCAAAACTCGACCCGTCGAACCGCGACGGCGTCGGCGCCAAAATGGGCCTCGATGCCACGAAGCCGTTCAAGGCCCCGGAGATGAAATTCAAGCGCATCTACGTGCCAGGCGAGGAGGCCATCAACGTTGCCGACACGCTGAAGCAGGGCGGCGCTGACTGGCGCAGTGCGCTGAAGTCCTGA
- a CDS encoding AMP-binding protein, translating into MLDLGTSFLGSVARDPNALAIVDGDVRFNYAEWYRRISALVGAFDALKLKPGDHLVTVLQNNWQAATIHWACQFAGIIITPLNWRCTADELDYCLENAEAKALVYEGVSADAVKACKLAGAMPRIAVGLAADLTFETFVASGSSDLVSPRTDAEAFSVMLYTSGTTAKPKGVPRRQRAERAAALAQVAQNLYRAGERTLGVMPLYHTMGVRSLLAMSLIGGAFVCLPRFDVARALDLIEREKITNLYLVPTLYHDLVHHPRFKDSDVSSVTKLGFAGASMTDGLLKELTAAFKPELFVNHYGSSEVYTFTIDQKAPLKPGSAGRAGINQMIRVVKLGAASPDDIAKAGEEGEIIALLQGDESFEGYWRRPEADAKAIRQGWYFTGDTGYFDADGDLFVTGRVDDMIITGGENVSPVEIESCLSLHEAVSEVAVVGLPDERWGKIVTAFIKRTAAVDERALDEFCRTSGLANFKRPRRYVFVEAIPKSPVGKLLRRMLVAGDYQTEKSAPRSQGTAA; encoded by the coding sequence ATGCTTGATCTCGGTACAAGTTTCCTCGGCAGCGTGGCGCGCGATCCCAATGCGCTCGCCATCGTCGATGGCGATGTGCGTTTCAACTATGCGGAGTGGTATCGCCGGATTTCGGCGCTGGTCGGAGCTTTCGACGCGTTGAAGCTCAAGCCCGGCGACCATCTCGTCACCGTTCTGCAGAACAACTGGCAGGCGGCGACCATCCATTGGGCCTGCCAATTCGCCGGGATCATCATCACGCCGCTGAACTGGCGCTGCACGGCAGACGAACTCGATTACTGCCTGGAGAACGCCGAGGCCAAGGCGCTGGTCTATGAGGGCGTGTCGGCGGACGCCGTGAAGGCCTGCAAGCTCGCGGGCGCGATGCCGCGGATCGCGGTGGGCCTTGCGGCCGATTTGACGTTCGAGACGTTCGTCGCCTCGGGCAGCAGCGACCTTGTATCGCCGCGGACCGATGCCGAGGCCTTTTCGGTGATGCTCTATACGTCCGGCACGACCGCGAAACCCAAGGGCGTCCCGCGCCGCCAGCGCGCCGAGCGCGCCGCGGCGCTCGCGCAGGTGGCGCAGAATCTCTATCGCGCGGGCGAGCGGACGCTGGGCGTAATGCCGCTCTACCACACCATGGGCGTGCGCTCCCTGCTCGCGATGTCCCTCATTGGCGGCGCGTTCGTCTGCTTGCCGCGCTTCGATGTCGCTCGCGCGCTGGATCTGATCGAGAGGGAAAAGATCACCAATCTCTATCTGGTGCCGACGCTCTATCACGACCTGGTGCATCATCCGCGCTTCAAAGATAGCGACGTTTCGTCGGTGACCAAGCTCGGCTTTGCGGGCGCGTCGATGACCGATGGCCTGTTGAAGGAGCTGACGGCCGCGTTCAAGCCGGAGCTGTTCGTCAATCACTACGGCTCGTCGGAGGTCTACACCTTCACCATCGATCAGAAGGCGCCGCTAAAGCCCGGCTCGGCCGGCCGCGCCGGCATCAACCAAATGATCCGCGTGGTGAAGCTCGGCGCGGCCTCGCCCGATGACATCGCCAAGGCTGGCGAAGAAGGCGAGATCATCGCGCTCCTGCAAGGCGACGAGTCCTTCGAAGGCTACTGGCGCAGGCCCGAGGCCGACGCCAAGGCGATCCGCCAGGGCTGGTATTTCACCGGCGACACCGGCTATTTCGACGCCGATGGCGACCTGTTCGTCACCGGCCGCGTCGACGACATGATCATCACCGGCGGTGAAAATGTTTCGCCGGTCGAGATCGAAAGCTGCCTGTCGTTGCACGAGGCGGTGTCCGAGGTCGCGGTGGTGGGACTGCCCGACGAGCGCTGGGGCAAGATCGTCACGGCCTTCATCAAGCGGACCGCCGCGGTCGACGAGCGCGCGCTGGACGAATTCTGCCGCACCTCGGGCCTTGCCAACTTCAAGCGCCCGCGGCGATACGTCTTTGTCGAGGCTATCCCCAAATCGCCCGTCGGAAAGCTCTTGCGCCGGATGCTGGTGGCAGGCGATTACCAGACCGAGAAAAGCGCCCCGCGCTCCCAAGGAACCGCCGCATGA
- a CDS encoding enoyl-CoA hydratase/isomerase family protein — protein sequence MSSTTSSPASFNDPRLAKLDGFRVEIDEARGRADIILDRPPLNVVSMPQRDQLRMVFEHLDEDPRVRIIVLRAIGEHFSSGGNIKGFMEATPETVSKLAWNIAAPARCSKPVIVANRGFCFGVGFELSLACDFRIVSETGFYALPEQKLGQIPGSGGSARLQKIVGITRTKDIVMRSRRIPAKQAYDWGIATECVPDNKLEAATDALVDELRAFSPLAQRTAKKLLNDTEDSMLTTAIELEGHCYSRLRQSDDFKEGVEAFHAKRPAKFKGS from the coding sequence ATGAGTTCGACCACGAGTTCGCCTGCAAGCTTCAACGACCCCCGCCTCGCCAAGCTCGACGGCTTCCGCGTCGAGATCGACGAGGCGCGCGGGCGGGCCGACATCATCCTCGACCGGCCGCCGCTCAACGTCGTGTCGATGCCGCAGCGCGACCAGCTCCGGATGGTGTTCGAGCATCTCGACGAGGACCCGCGCGTACGCATTATCGTGCTGCGCGCGATCGGCGAGCATTTCTCCTCCGGCGGCAACATCAAGGGCTTCATGGAGGCGACGCCGGAGACGGTGTCCAAGCTCGCCTGGAACATCGCGGCGCCGGCCCGCTGCTCGAAACCGGTGATCGTCGCCAACCGCGGCTTCTGCTTCGGCGTGGGCTTCGAGCTGTCGCTCGCCTGCGATTTCCGCATCGTGTCGGAAACCGGTTTTTACGCGCTCCCCGAGCAGAAGCTTGGCCAGATCCCCGGCTCCGGCGGCTCGGCGCGCCTGCAGAAGATCGTCGGCATCACCCGCACGAAAGACATCGTGATGCGCTCGCGGCGCATTCCGGCGAAGCAGGCCTATGACTGGGGAATCGCCACCGAATGCGTGCCCGACAACAAACTCGAAGCCGCGACCGACGCGCTGGTCGACGAGCTTCGCGCCTTCTCGCCGCTCGCTCAGCGCACGGCCAAGAAACTCCTCAACGACACCGAAGACTCGATGCTCACCACCGCAATTGAGCTCGAGGGACACTGCTACAGCCGGCTGCGGCAATCGGACGACTTCAAGGAAGGTGTCGAAGCCTTCCACGCCAAGCGTCCGGCAAAATTCAAGGGATCCTGA
- a CDS encoding Bug family tripartite tricarboxylate transporter substrate binding protein gives MKTTQLKWAALFGAALTLTATLGAPATAQNYPNRAITVIIPFAGGSASDVVSRIMLNKMSANMGQPIIVENRPGAGGNSGTLQGARSTPDGYTLVGGGSGPVAANLSLYKSLGYDPEKDLEMISPFAGFTIIVAVSKELPPRTLKDFIEYAKKNPGLNYGSVGNGSSQHLAGEYFSQVTGVKMTHVPYRNIAQYGPDLIAGTVPLGFQWYPNIAGPLQGKGAIPLAVAGDKRIPTLPDAPTTTEAGLPEYKVNGWFALLAPGGTPRPILERLNKELIAALNDPQVKQGFEKAGAEVMTMQLDEAKKFLHDEIIKYRDIITKAGIQKID, from the coding sequence ATGAAGACCACACAACTGAAATGGGCCGCGCTGTTCGGGGCAGCGCTGACGCTGACCGCAACACTCGGTGCTCCTGCCACCGCGCAGAACTACCCGAACCGTGCCATCACCGTGATCATCCCGTTCGCCGGCGGCAGCGCCAGCGACGTGGTCAGCCGCATCATGCTCAACAAGATGTCCGCGAACATGGGCCAGCCGATCATCGTCGAGAACCGGCCCGGCGCCGGCGGCAACTCCGGCACACTGCAAGGCGCGCGCTCGACGCCGGATGGCTACACGCTGGTCGGCGGCGGCTCGGGCCCGGTCGCGGCCAATCTCTCGCTCTACAAGTCGCTCGGCTACGATCCCGAGAAAGACCTGGAGATGATCTCGCCGTTCGCGGGCTTCACCATCATCGTCGCGGTGAGCAAGGAACTGCCGCCGCGGACGCTGAAGGACTTCATCGAATACGCCAAGAAAAATCCCGGCTTGAACTACGGCTCGGTCGGCAACGGCAGCTCGCAGCATCTTGCCGGCGAATACTTCTCGCAGGTCACCGGCGTGAAGATGACGCACGTACCCTATCGCAACATCGCGCAATACGGCCCCGACCTGATCGCAGGCACGGTGCCGCTCGGCTTCCAGTGGTATCCGAACATCGCCGGCCCGCTGCAGGGCAAGGGCGCGATCCCGCTCGCGGTCGCGGGCGACAAGCGCATTCCGACGCTACCTGACGCGCCGACCACGACCGAAGCCGGCCTGCCGGAATACAAGGTCAACGGCTGGTTCGCCCTGCTCGCGCCGGGCGGCACACCGCGACCGATCCTCGAACGGCTCAACAAGGAGCTGATCGCGGCGCTCAACGATCCGCAGGTCAAGCAAGGCTTCGAGAAGGCCGGCGCCGAGGTGATGACGATGCAGCTTGATGAGGCGAAGAAGTTCCTGCATGACGAGATCATCAAGTACCGCGACATCATCACCAAAGCGGGCATCCAGAAAATCGACTAG
- a CDS encoding FAD-dependent oxidoreductase: MSNDRVLIAGAGPVGLVAAAHLARAGVPVTVFEEGADLSTESRASTFHPPTLDMLDALGAAAPLIAQGLKAPTFQYRTKKHGLLAEFDFAAITDATKHPYRVQSEQSKLTRILFEQMRGHPNFEMKFNSRVTGVSQDGAGVEVTLEGGSSQRGRYLIGADGASSTVRRSLGIEFEGFTWPDRLLVISTPFDFFSVIPGLSSVSYVADPQRWYFLLQIPGLWRAMFLVNEEASDERVQTEEFAQSLMAGVVPGITNYEISHTTLYKVHQRVAKTFRLGRAVLIGDAAHINNPLGGMGMNGGIHDAVNLAEKLVMVWHGRAPESELERFDKQRRLVTLEYIQNYTIQNKKNLESTGDEFGQSLRAIAADPARTRDYLLRVSMITSLARAQELG, translated from the coding sequence TTGAGTAACGATCGTGTGCTGATTGCCGGCGCGGGCCCTGTGGGGCTCGTCGCCGCGGCTCATCTGGCGCGGGCCGGCGTGCCGGTGACGGTGTTTGAGGAAGGCGCGGACCTCTCGACCGAGTCCCGCGCCTCGACGTTTCATCCGCCGACGCTCGACATGCTCGATGCGCTGGGCGCAGCCGCCCCGCTGATCGCGCAAGGGCTGAAGGCGCCGACCTTCCAGTACCGCACGAAGAAGCACGGCCTTCTGGCCGAGTTCGACTTCGCGGCAATCACGGACGCGACCAAGCATCCCTATCGCGTCCAGAGCGAGCAATCCAAGCTCACACGCATCCTGTTCGAACAGATGCGCGGCCATCCGAACTTCGAAATGAAGTTCAACAGCCGCGTTACCGGCGTGAGCCAGGACGGCGCGGGCGTCGAGGTCACGCTCGAAGGCGGCAGCTCGCAGCGCGGCCGTTATCTGATCGGCGCCGACGGCGCGAGCAGCACGGTGCGGCGTTCGCTCGGCATCGAGTTCGAAGGCTTCACCTGGCCGGACCGGCTGCTGGTGATCTCGACGCCGTTCGACTTCTTCAGCGTGATCCCGGGCCTGTCATCCGTGAGCTATGTGGCCGATCCGCAGCGCTGGTACTTCCTGCTGCAGATTCCGGGCCTCTGGCGCGCGATGTTCCTGGTCAACGAGGAAGCGAGCGACGAGCGCGTGCAGACGGAAGAGTTCGCGCAGTCGCTGATGGCCGGTGTGGTGCCGGGCATCACCAACTACGAGATCTCGCACACCACGCTCTACAAGGTGCATCAGCGCGTGGCGAAAACTTTCCGTCTCGGCCGCGCCGTGCTGATCGGCGACGCCGCCCACATCAACAACCCGCTCGGCGGCATGGGCATGAACGGCGGCATCCACGATGCGGTCAATCTTGCCGAGAAGCTCGTCATGGTCTGGCACGGCCGCGCGCCCGAGAGCGAGCTGGAGCGCTTCGACAAGCAGCGCCGGCTCGTGACGCTGGAGTACATCCAGAATTATACGATCCAGAATAAGAAGAACCTGGAGTCGACCGGCGACGAGTTCGGCCAAAGCCTCCGCGCCATCGCGGCCGATCCGGCGCGCACCCGTGACTATCTTTTGCGCGTTTCGATGATCACGAGCCTGGCCCGGGCGCAAGAACTGGGCTGA
- a CDS encoding IS110 family transposase, protein MDTIYVGIDVSKDRLDVHVRPGGEAFAVERNGKGLEDLVDRLRGLSPSLIAVEATGGFETIVAAAVAGAGLPLAVVNPAQVRHFAQAIGKRAKTDPIDAGVIAHFAEAVKPEPRPMPEETAVLLAELVGRRRQIIEMLVAERQREKHASNVRVRKSLARHIAVLEKELPSIDRDIDGLVRGAPVWREKEDLLISVPGIKNTLARIFLAEAPELGNLDRRRIASLAGVAPYTRQSGRWRGKAMIGGGRTALRSALFIAALTASRHNPVLKAFYARLLAAGKPKKVALIAVARKLLTIINAMLRDNRKWQNA, encoded by the coding sequence ATGGACACGATCTACGTTGGCATTGATGTATCGAAAGACCGTCTGGACGTTCATGTGCGCCCTGGCGGTGAGGCCTTTGCGGTCGAGCGGAACGGCAAGGGTCTGGAAGACCTGGTGGACCGTCTGCGAGGGCTTTCGCCTTCGCTGATTGCGGTGGAGGCGACGGGCGGCTTTGAGACGATCGTTGCGGCAGCGGTGGCTGGAGCTGGACTTCCGCTTGCAGTGGTGAACCCAGCTCAAGTTCGGCACTTCGCACAGGCCATCGGCAAGCGCGCCAAGACCGATCCGATCGATGCGGGCGTGATCGCCCACTTCGCGGAGGCGGTCAAACCTGAGCCGCGGCCGATGCCTGAAGAAACAGCCGTGCTGCTCGCCGAGTTGGTCGGCCGGCGGCGCCAGATCATCGAGATGCTGGTGGCCGAGCGGCAGCGCGAGAAGCACGCCAGCAACGTGCGGGTTCGCAAGAGCCTGGCGCGGCACATTGCCGTTCTCGAGAAGGAACTGCCGAGCATCGATCGGGACATCGATGGTCTGGTTCGTGGCGCCCCGGTCTGGCGGGAGAAGGAGGACCTGCTCATCTCGGTTCCCGGAATCAAGAACACGCTGGCCCGCATCTTCCTCGCGGAAGCGCCTGAGCTCGGCAACCTCGATCGCCGTCGCATCGCAAGCCTGGCTGGTGTGGCGCCCTACACCAGACAATCGGGCCGCTGGCGGGGCAAGGCCATGATCGGCGGAGGTCGCACGGCGCTTCGCTCGGCTCTGTTCATTGCCGCCTTGACGGCCAGTCGCCACAACCCGGTGCTCAAGGCCTTCTACGCCCGACTGCTCGCCGCCGGTAAGCCAAAGAAGGTCGCGCTCATCGCGGTGGCCAGGAAGCTCCTCACCATCATCAACGCCATGCTCAGAGACAACAGAAAATGGCAAAACGCTTGA